AGGAGGGTTTTATGGGTCTCTTGTGGAAACCTCTTACTTCTACAGTATGTAATGAGAGCTTTAAGAAGGGAACAAGAAGGTCCTACTCTAGTGTCTCTTGGTGGCCTGGCTGTTACCCTCAAATCTTGAGTACCCTGGTCTCCTGAAGTGAGAGTCTGTGGCTCCAGTCCCCTGGAGAAAAGACTGGAGATAGCCCTAACGGTTGAATCCAGGTAGCAAAGTCTTTCCTCACAACAGCCTGCTGACCGTGACCCACAAATAGCAGAGGGTAAAGAGGGAACCCTGCTGGGGGGAGACTGTAAAAGGACATACCAAAATGTGGCTGGGTATCCCAAGCTCTGGTGTAACTCGGCCCTTTGAGCTCCAGACGCCTGGATCCTGCGCCCTCTGTGGGCGATCACCTCCCTGTTGTCATGCCcaaggatgggatgggatggccTGGCCTGGCTCGGCCACTCTCCCCCctccttgttagggggcttattccttcacccacttacttccctggtccttcttgcatgaacagagagcaacaatacccgaagtccaaagatgcaaacaattcgAAGTTTATTGGGGgcaacttccagcaagcatgattccagtttccttccttagtgtcctccttcccagctctgacaccacagagccttacacctctgtccctgttcccattcctgcccatagccaaacatgattccaatttccgcacccctgttcccatcccctcccacccatgcccactcacttccttattgactacagattatatagcatgagaggaaagtgaccaggaacagccagcatggattcaccaagggaaggtcatgcctgactaatctaatcgccttttatgatgagattactggttctgtggatgaagggaaagcagtggatgtattgtttcttgactttagcaaagcttttgacacggtctcccacagtattcttgtcagcaagttaaggaagtatgggctggatgaatgcactacaaggtgggtagaaagctggctagattgtcgggctcaacgggtagtgataaatggctccatatctagttggcagccggtatcaagtggagtaccccaagggtcggtcctggggccggtttggttcaatatcttcataaatgatctggaggatggtgtggattgcactctcagcaaatttgcggatgatactaaactgggaggagtggtagatacgctggaggggagggataggatacagaaagacctagacaaattggaggattgggccaaaagaaatctgatgaggttcaataaggataagtgcagggttccgcacttaggacggaagaacccaatgcaccgctacagactagggaccgaatggctaggcagcagttctgcggaaaaggacctaggggtgacagtggacgagaagctggatatgagtcagcagtgtgcccttgttgccaagaaggccaatggcattttgggatgtataagtaggggcatagcaagcagatcgagggacgtgatcgttcccctctattcgacattggtgaggcttcatctggagtactgtgtccagttttgggccccacacttcaagaaggatgtggataaattcgagagagtccagcgaagggcaacaaaaatgattaggggactggaacacatgagttatgaggagaggctgagggagctgggattgtttagcctgcagaagagaagaatgaggggggatttgatagctgctttcaactacctgaaagggggttccaaagaggatggctctagactgttctcaatggtagcagatgacagaacgaggagtaatggtctcaagttgcagtgggggaggtttagattggatattaggaaaaactttttcactaagagggtggtgaaacactggaatgcgttacctagggaggtggtagaatctccttccttagaggtttctaaggtcaggcttgacaaagccctggctgggatgatttaactgggaattggtcctgctttgaggagggggttggactagatgaccttttggggtcccttccaaccctgatattctatgattctatgatatagtaaaacttgagttctgtttagctataccttaaccaatcattttcctgaaatgtaactaaccaatcctaacatattggtACATGATTATGtgcccaattatatcccaccaccttaatgagTTTACACCCAGcgaaattaattatacagcagacagaaacagtcacagaaccagacagagattatacagacaaacaatagcaaagtgggaactataaatgacaaaacaatacagaagtgaggatttcacatcccagctcttgatgagtgagttcttgccagacaggatgctatcaaactaagtttccttttacatttgctaggcacttccctttctctggaggtgataggaatacaatcctgtcctgatagtgccgaacaacccaatagcaccttatttcaatgtgactagtttggaatgtgaggatgtgaccgttcgcttcccagcttatggctgcctctgttgcttagccaaaggccttagcctaagaacacggcctcagactgtcacagtaagagaaggcccttacaccagcagacagtgattttgattctttctcttatacctctagaactagccaagtgataagaatacacctaaattctgagagtataggcctttacagacaggcctgaacatctatatcctaacactcctgGCTCTAGGTCAGACTTGGTAAATGACGGCCGTCCTGTATCTTCGGAGCTGCTTCCCACCATGCTAAACTCCACTAAACTGAAGGATGTGACAAACCACAGTCACTGTTCCAAACATGGCTACTTGGCTAAGCTTCATCAAGGGCTTGAACTCTTCCTTACCCACGACCTGTATGACTCTCTCCACAGATGAGTTTGGGACACCCTTCGAAGTTACCAACTGCTCCATTTGTCTCCATTGGGTCACATCTGGCGAGCAAGGAGCGATGATCTTCTCAGCTGGCTACAATGGCTGTCATGTGCAGAAGAAGGTGAGGGGGGTTGGCACGCCTCACCCCAGTGTAcctgagcaacaacagaagcTGGAGAGGGGTCCATACCTGCAGTCACAGCAGCCTGTGCAGCTGGGAGGCGCTGTGCTTAGCGCCTACAGAGAGTCTGTTAGGCCACAGTACTGACTGATTGGTGTCTCTTCATTGCAGGATGGGCGTAACCACCTGCAAGTCCGAGTGGAGGAACTGCTGAGCGCCAGGGCCGTCGCTGCCACCTATGATGTGAACATGACCTGCCCCAAGCCCACTGAACGTGACTTAACCCCAGAGGAGACCATGCGCTacgtgccccagccgcagccgggcctggtgcgcccggtgccccagccgcagccgggcctggtgcgcccggtgccccagccgcagccgggcctggtgcgcccggtgccccagccgcagccgggcctggtgcgcccggtgccccagccgcagccgggcctggtgcgcccggtgccccagccgcagccgggcctggtgcgcccggtgccccagccgcagccgggcctggtgcgcccggtgccccagccgcagccgggcctggtgcgcccggtgccccagccgcagccgggcctggtgcgcccggtgccccagccgcagccgggcctggtgcgcccggtgccccagccgcagccgggcctggtgcgcccggtgccccagccgcagccgggcctggtgcgcccggtgccccagccgcagccgggcctggtgcgcccggtgccccagccgcagccgggcctggtgcgcccggtgccccaaaTATATCCTCCACCAAGCAACAtaggtgtgtgggggtgtctgtGACCTCTAACTGGTTTGAGTGCATGTGGGTCCCCTCTAATGGAAGGTTTCATGGTCCACTTCTGACTCCTGTGGTGGTCTTCAGAGGAGCTGAACCTTGTCTCTTGCTTGTGGCTGCCATGTTAGAGCTGGTGTTGACAGTGTTGTAAGCCATGATCAAAAATGAGATTCGTTTAGAAATCATGCTgttcccccacccgcccccagtTTATTtgaaggggaaggggtggctatttgccttctggtttttcaaAGCTTTAGCGGGAAGGCACTTCCTTCCAAAGTCTGAGCTTTGGCGCAAAATCCAGTCACACATGCACCAATGTGTCCTTGCCATTGGCTGCTCAGAGGGGCTTCCCCTGTTCCTCCAGTATCCCAGGGTTTGGGATCTGATGTTGTATCCCTTCAtatctcacccccacatctgcttgcaatctgtctctcccccccccccccccatgtgtctCTCACAGGCTCTTCACAGCTCTTAGTCCCTCACTCTCCTAGAGTCCTGCCTAGGCCTCCCCCTAAACCAGAGTGGCATCCACTTTGCCTGTAGGTACAGCTTCAGTCTCATGAAAGAAATTCGCAGCCATGTTTATGAGGGACACTTTCCTCTGATCGGCTATGGGGAAATGGTGGCCAACCTGCTAGCTTCTGCCCCATCGTCCGTAAAGGGAGATGGTGACTTCAATAAAGGAAAAATGCATAGAGCAGGCGTCTGATCACTATTTCATGAGATGGCTAGAGAAACCCACCCCAGAACTGCTAAGTGATAAATTAGAGTTGACCACACTGCTGGCTGTGTTGAGGGGGCtgtagggtgtgggggggggctctccTCTGACACAGCAGCAGATCAGGAGCCTGAATTTCCaagtgacatagaatcatagaatataagggttggaagggaccccagaaggtcatctagtccaaccccctgctcaaagcaggaccaattcccagttaaatcatcccagccagggctttgtcaagcctgaccttaaaaacctccaaggaaggagattctaccacctccctaggtaacgcattccagtgtttcaccaccctcatagtgaaaaagtttttcctaatatccaatctaaacctcccccactgcagcttgagaccattactcctcgttctgtcatctgataccattgagaacagtctagagccatcctctttggaaccccctttcaggtagttgaaaacagctatcaaatcccccctcattcttctcttctgcaggctaaacaatcccagctccctcagcctctcctcataactcatgtgttccagacccctcatcatttttgttgcccttcgctggactctctccaatttatccacatccttcttgaagtgtggggcccaaaactggacacagtactccagatgaagcctcaccaatgtcgaatagaggggaacgatcacgtccctcgatctgctcgctatgcccctacttatacatcccaaaatgccattggccttcttggcaacaagggcacactgctgactcatatccagcttctcgtccactgtcacccctaggtccttttccgcagaactgctgcctagccattcggtccctagtctgtagctgtgcattgggttcttccgtcctaagtgcaggaccctgcacttatccttattgaacctcatcagatttcttttggcccaatcctccaatttgtctaggtccttctgtatcctatccctcccgtccagcgtatctaccactcctcccagtttagtatcatcagcaaatttgctgagagtgcaatccacaccatcctccagatcatttatgaagatattgaacaaaaccggccccaggaccgacccttggggcactccacttgataccggctgccaactagacatggagccattgatcactacccgttgagcccgacaatctagccagctttctacccaccttgtagtgcattcatccagcccatacttccttaacttgctgacaagaatactgtgggagaccgtgtcaaaagctttgctaaagtcaagaaacaatacatccactgctttcccttcatccacagaaccagtaatctcatcatagaaggcgattagattagtcaggcatgaccttcccttggtgaatccatgctggctgttcctgatcactttcctctcatgcaagtgcttcaggattgattctttgaggacctgctccatgatttttccagggactgaagtgaggctgacatGTTAAGCCTGCTATCAGAGAAGGGCAATATCCTACATCTGGAGGACAGGGGTGGGGATCTGAGCACAATGCTGTCTGAGGTGGTATGTGGTTTGAGGTTatggttgtggggggcagggtgagttGGGATGGAGGACCACTGTGGGAGCTCTTGCAgccctttggggaaggggaggagggttggACTGGTGTTGAGGTCAGCCACTTGTCCAGAGGTCACTACAGATCTTAGTCTCTGGGGAAGGGTCTCTTGCGATCCCTTTAGAGGATCTCTTGCTCTCCTTAATCCACACCCTGCTGTTCTAGGGGCGCATCTCACAGAGGAGCAGTGCCGTGTGGTGGCTGGGAAGATGCCCTGTGCGGATGCCCCAGGCCAAGCTCCTTGCTTCCAGGCTGGCTGCTGTTATGATGAGACTGACCTCACCACTCCCTGCTACTATGGCAACACAGGTAGACCTGCCCTCATGTCAGCTTATGGAGCCTTTTGTcatctctgtcctgggaagctTGGTGACACACCGTACGTCTCAGATGAGTTTGGTCACCACCTACTAGCATGGTGAACTAGACTTGGATGCAATGTCTTTGTAACTCTCACCCTAGGCTGCAGCTGGCATCGGTTGTGTGCAAAGGGATTCCTTCCTACATCACGGTCTCTCCTCAGTTGCCCAATGCCTGGCAGATCTTGAGAGCCAACACCAAATGTGTGGTGGCAGAGGAAGACCCATCAGACGGTACAGGCTGGTGCTCCATCATCAGATCGATGGATAACTCTGCCGGCTTGTGTCTCGTTCCTGCACAACATGAGCTGCAATCATGCTGTCTCAGACAAACCCACTTACCCCCATGGGGCTTCATTtgatagattccaaagccagaagggaccattgtgatcactagtccgacttcctgtataacacaagctataggatttccctgaaataattcctccagcagatctCTTAGCAGACATCCAGTCTTGccttatcagtgatggagaatccaccatgaccctggacAAACCATTCCAAGAGTTAACTACCCTCGCTCTCAGATCTACACCTTATTTAAATACttggactgtaatcaagtcaccccttaaccttctctctgtcTAAAGAGACAGAATTTGGTCACTACAAGGCCTGTTTTCTAAtatttctcatggctcttctccaaTCTATCATCCTGAGTGTGGCATGGAACTCTTGCCCAATTCCTCTACCAGGAACACCTATACTTAATCCTGCTCCTTTGTGTTGCAGTCACTGTTCAGTGCCTCCTGGATGGTCACTTTGTTCTGGTGGTCTCCAGGGACATGTCTGATCACCCCATCATCCTGGAGAGTGTCCGGCTAGCCTATGCCCAGGCAGGGTGTGACCCCATCAGGATGACTGAGGCTTTTGTGATCTTCCGCTTCCCCCTCATGCAGTGCGGCACCACAGTCCAGGTGAGGGGACACCCACGGGAAGCCAGGGTGAGTGCTCTGCTCAGGGGCTTGGGGGACTAACCTGCCCCATGTCTCCACTCTTCCAGGTGATCCATGACAAACTGATCTATGAGAACCAGCTGATCTCTGGCATCGACATCCGGACTGGGCCGGATGGCTCCATCACCCGGGACAGCACCTTCATGTAAGTTGGCCTGCTCTGTTGACTAGCAAGGAAGTGATGGTGAGCAGTCTTCAGCCCTTCCACAGTGGAAGCGTGAGGCCAGATCCTTTCCCCTGGCAAAGATCTGATCCATCAATTTTCCAGCAGCCTCTCCTGACCACCAAAGGACTTAGGGGATTCCCTGCAGTCAGAGACATCCCCTTTTCTGAGTGGGGCAATGCACCTGATCCCTAATGGGGCACGGTGCAAAATCTTGCTTTGTGAAGGGAAGGACACTCTGTGCAGCTGACTGTCCAAGAGTCAGGGTTTTACGTTGTCTGATCAAATGCCAAcattggtcagcctcacctcagtccctggaaaaatcctgcagcaggttgtcaaggaatccattctgaacctctcggaggagaggaaggtgatcaggaccAGCcaaaatggattcaccaagggcaagtcatgcctgaccaacctgattgctttctatgatgagaactggctctgtgcatgtggggaaagcggtggacatgatataccttgactctAACAAAGTTtgttacagtctcccacagtgttcttgacagcaagttaaagaagtaggggctggatgaatgaattAAAGGTGGCtcgaaagctggctagatcatcaagGTCAACGGGTAGCAATCAACAGctctgtctagttggcagctggtatcaagcggcaTGCCCCAGGCGTCTgtcctggggttggttttgttcattatcattaatgatctggatgatgggatggcttGCTGAGGGTGTAAGTTAATGGATAACACTAAGTTGGGGGGAGAGATctagaaaaatggaaaattgggctaaaagaaatctgagcttcaataaggacaagtgcagagtcctgcacttaggagggaagaatcccattcactggtacaggctgaggaccgactggctaagcagcagttctacagacaaggacctggggattacagtgtacGAGCAGCTGGCTACGAATGAATAGTgggcccttcttgccaagaaagcTACTGGTATATTGgggtgcattagtaggagcattgccagcagatggagggaagtgatgatTCCCCTCTCACCAGCAGTGGTGAagcccatctggagtactgtgtccagttttgggccctcaccaacagaaaggatgtggaaaaatttggagatagcccagcagagggcaacaaaaatgattagggggctggggcacacaatttatgaggagaggctgagggacctgggcttatttagtctgcagaagagacaagtgaggggggatttgatagcagccttccccTACCTGaaggggttccaaggaggatggagcttggTTGTTCTCGGTgatggcagatgaccgaacaaggagcaatggtctcaagctgcagtgggggaggtctaggatgGCTATTGAGGACGGGACTATCCctctaggaggatggtgaagcactggaatgggttacctagggaagtggcagaatctccatccttagaggttctgAATACCTGgtttgaccaagccctggctgggatgatttagttggggttggtcccgttttgagcagcaggttggactagctgaccacctgagggctcttccaatcctaatcttatGATTGTAAATGCCACTTGCTGTGCGATCTCCAATGACAAGTAGGCACAGCCAGCCTGACCCGAGAAGGGCTCCATGGGGCCAC
The nucleotide sequence above comes from Caretta caretta isolate rCarCar2 chromosome 6, rCarCar1.hap1, whole genome shotgun sequence. Encoded proteins:
- the LOC142072467 gene encoding zona pellucida sperm-binding protein 1-like; amino-acid sequence: MGLGCRYFVGLVLLWSLRIALGQGDFHRVSFSVLQHEYNCGDYGMQLLVFPSQGRTVRFKVVDEFGTPFEVTNCSICLHWVTSGEQGAMIFSAGYNGCHVQKKDGRNHLQVRVEELLSARAVAATYDVNMTCPKPTERDLTPEETMRYVPQPQPGLVRPVPQPQPGLVRPVPQPQPGLVRPVPQPQPGLVRPVPQPQPGLVRPVPQPQPGLVRPVPQPQPGLVRPVPQPQPGLVRPVPQPQPGLVRPVPQPQPGLVRPVPQPQPGLVRPVPQPQPGLVRPVPQPQPGLVRPVPQPQPGLVRPVPQIYPPPSNIGAHLTEEQCRVVAGKMPCADAPGQAPCFQAGCCYDETDLTTPCYYGNTVTVQCLLDGHFVLVVSRDMSDHPIILESVRLAYAQAGCDPIRMTEAFVIFRFPLMQCGTTVQVIHDKLIYENQLISGIDIRTGPDGSITRDSTFILHARCIYNASDFLPVQVEVFLPPTPAPVTQAGPLRLELRIATDPSYRSYLTERDYPVVKVLRDPVYMEVRILHRTDPSLVLVLHQCWATPSANPLQQPQWPILVDGCPFLGDNYRTQLVPVGPASSELPFPTHHQRFVLSTFAFVDSASQVALEGEVYIYCSASACYPSRLEPCRTLCPSGAATRGRRFLDINNGTGEPQDLVSSPGPVIFQESPEPWREHVYENKDPVSRLDLTLVLLAMLSLVVVASLVTVTLLHRRSSWMTRSQIFHGR